The following coding sequences lie in one Rhizobium rhododendri genomic window:
- a CDS encoding ParB/RepB/Spo0J family partition protein: protein MNDDQSKRRLGRGLAALIGEMDQSAPVGDAKPTINPDRLVPIEFISRNPKNPRRTFNEADLQDLASSIRQHGIVQPVVVRTVSSGRYEIIAGERRWRAAQLSGLIEIPVIVRDVDDKTALEIAIVENVQRADLNPLEEALGYDQLIAEHGYTQNDLGEIIGKSRSHVANSLRLLKLPEPVRDMLSSGALSAGHARALVSTSDAAGLARTIVAKGMSVRDAERLAQNDIKAQNDPRPAGARKDDKDSDTLALERTLTDTLGLDVTIAHKGSGGQVRISYKSLEQLEEICRLLERR from the coding sequence ATGAATGATGATCAATCGAAGCGCCGCCTGGGGCGCGGTCTGGCAGCCCTCATCGGTGAGATGGATCAGTCGGCGCCCGTGGGCGACGCAAAGCCGACCATCAATCCGGATCGTCTTGTGCCGATCGAGTTTATCAGCCGTAATCCAAAGAACCCGCGCCGGACATTCAACGAGGCGGACCTGCAGGACCTCGCCTCCTCCATACGCCAGCACGGCATCGTGCAGCCGGTCGTCGTTCGCACCGTCTCTAGTGGCAGGTACGAGATCATTGCGGGCGAACGTCGTTGGCGTGCGGCTCAGCTTTCGGGCCTGATCGAGATCCCGGTGATCGTCCGCGATGTCGACGACAAGACCGCACTGGAAATCGCCATTGTCGAAAACGTCCAGCGGGCCGATCTTAACCCTCTCGAAGAGGCGCTCGGCTACGACCAGCTGATTGCCGAGCACGGTTATACGCAGAACGATCTCGGCGAAATTATCGGTAAAAGCCGCAGTCACGTCGCCAACTCGCTGCGGCTTCTGAAATTGCCGGAGCCTGTCAGGGACATGCTGTCGAGCGGCGCGCTGTCGGCGGGTCATGCGCGCGCCTTGGTGTCGACGTCAGATGCCGCCGGTCTTGCACGCACTATCGTTGCCAAGGGCATGTCGGTTCGTGATGCGGAGCGCCTCGCCCAGAATGACATCAAGGCCCAGAACGACCCCCGACCAGCCGGCGCCCGCAAGGACGACAAGGATTCGGATACCCTCGCGCTGGAGCGGACGCTCACCGATACGCTTGGGCTCGATGTGACGATTGCCCACAAGGGGAGCGGCGGACAGGTGCGGATTTCCTACAAGTCACTGGAACAGCTGGAAGAAATCTGCAGGCTCCTGGAGCGCCGTTAA
- a CDS encoding ParA family protein produces MSAQRNRIITVANQKGGVGKTTTAINLATALAAIGERVLIIDLDPQGNASTGLGIDRRRREVSSYDLLIGSHTVVEAAVQTVVPDLYIVPSTMDLLGVEMEIAQQADRVFRLKRALSQPDAKQFSYILIDCPPSFNLLTMNAMAAADSVLVPLQCEFFALEGLSQLLETVDQVRRTVNPTLDIQGIVLTMFDARNNLAQQVVNDVRTHLGDKVYHTLIPRNVRVSEAPSYGKPAILYDLKCAGSQAYLQLASEVIQRERQRKIAA; encoded by the coding sequence ATGTCAGCTCAGCGAAATCGTATCATCACCGTCGCCAATCAAAAGGGCGGGGTCGGCAAGACGACCACAGCGATCAATCTTGCCACCGCTCTCGCTGCGATTGGTGAGCGCGTCCTGATTATCGATCTGGATCCGCAGGGTAACGCGAGCACGGGTCTTGGTATCGACCGCCGCCGCCGCGAGGTGTCCTCCTACGATCTGTTGATTGGCTCCCATACCGTTGTGGAAGCCGCGGTGCAGACAGTGGTGCCGGATCTCTATATCGTTCCGTCGACGATGGATCTGCTCGGCGTGGAGATGGAGATTGCGCAGCAAGCCGATCGTGTTTTCCGCCTCAAGCGGGCGCTTTCGCAGCCAGATGCCAAGCAGTTTTCCTACATTCTAATCGATTGCCCACCGTCGTTCAATTTGTTGACAATGAACGCCATGGCAGCGGCAGATTCCGTGCTGGTTCCGTTGCAGTGCGAATTCTTTGCTCTCGAGGGATTGAGCCAGCTACTCGAGACTGTCGACCAGGTGAGGCGCACGGTCAATCCCACGTTGGATATCCAGGGCATTGTGTTAACCATGTTCGACGCCCGTAATAATCTGGCGCAGCAGGTCGTCAACGACGTCAGGACGCATCTTGGCGACAAGGTCTATCACACGTTGATTCCGCGCAATGTCCGGGTCTCGGAGGCCCCCTCCTATGGCAAGCCTGCCATTCTTTATGATTTGAAATGCGCCGGCAGCCAGGCTTATCTGCAGCTGGCTTCGGAGGTGATCCAGCGGGAGCGGCAGCGCAAGATCGCGGCATAA